AAAGTATCCCATTGTGTGCGCTTTATCAACTGTCAACAACATCATCTTGAAAGAGGCGAAAGCTTTACGGGATGGCGTGGAGCGATGACAACCGGTTCCTGGAATAAAAAAACGTTCACGCCTTTTTGGGCTTCAGCTTTTCCTTCGAGCGTTTCTTTCCCGAAACCAGCAAAACGATCAGCCCCAAAAGCGGGGAAAAAACCACCGAGAAAAACAGGTATCCCCAAAAGCCCATTTTTCGGTTCATGCCGCACAGCGCAAGCAACAGGCACAGACCGAAATAGATGATCTGGACATACGGCGGGTACACAAAAACCATTGTCACTGGCAGACAGGACATTTTAACATCCTCCTTTTATTCTTTGAAAACACATCATGGCCTTTTTCGGACGCTTGCCAAATATTATCATAGTATGCCGAACGAACAAAAAACACCGCGGCGCGCTTTTTTACGATGTCGTCAAGTTTGCTTCCCGCATGAAGGGGCTGATCAAAGGAATATTCCCCTATCACATCCCCAGCAAGACAGGAAACACCGCCTATACGATTAGGTGTGTGTTTTTTTCCCAGGTTTTCCGGATCCCGTTATGTGTGGCCGACAGGGCATTTCCATGTCGGCTTTCATAATGTCAAGCACGGTCGCGACAAGAAAACCGGCATGGAGCGCCACAGCCTCCCCCGGCTCCAGATAGACCGTCACCCCCCAGCGCGTCTGAAATGATCTTATAGTATCCATAAGAAGATCAAGAGCATATCCCGACCGGGTGATATGATGCCCGCCGCCAAAATTCACATATTTCATTTTTTCGATTACGCGTCCAAAACCTGATTCAACCGCCTTGACGGTTCGCGCCAAAGAGTCCGCATTCTGCTGACAAAGATTATGCCAGCAAAATTTTGCGCCCGGTTTTTTCCCGAACCCGTGACAGGATTGCAAGATTTTTCGCCAGAAGATTTTTATCCACCACGAAACAAGGAGTTGAGATTTCATGGGAGTTGAAGTTAAGTTTTAAAAAAGTGGGGGATAATGCCATAATTTCAATCCACTTTCACCGATTTCCAGGGAAATCCGAATTGAGCGAGAGCCTCCATAAAGGGATCCGGATCAAACTGCTCCATATTCCAGACTCCGGGTTTGCGCCATTTGTTCCGCATCATCATCATGGCGCCGATCATGGCCGGAACCCCTGTGGTATAGGAAACGGCCTGGGAACCCACCTCCTCATAAGCCGCCTCATGGCTACATATATTATATACATATAGAGTTTTTTGTTTCCCATCCTTGATTCCCTTAAGCAGGCATCCTATGCAGGTATGCCCCTGGGTCAGCGGGCCAAGAGACGAGGGCTCGGGCAGCACTGACTTTAAAAATTTAAGAGGCGCGATCCTGTGACCTTCGTGTTCCACAGGCTCAATACCTGTCATGCCTATGTTTTCAAGCATTCTGAGGTAATGGAGATACTGATCGGAAAATGTCATCCAGAAACGGGCGCGTTTAAGCCCCTTGAGATGCGTCACTAAAGACTCCAACTCTTCATGGTATATCAGGTAGCATTTTTTGTTCCCAATCCCCCCGGGGAATTCATAATCCATCGACCATGAAAGGGGGTCGGTCTCCACCCATTCTCCATGATCCCAGAATCTTCCCTTCTGGGTGATTTCCCGTATGTTTATTTCGGGATTAAAATTAGTGGCGAAATGCTGACCATGGTCGCCGGCGTTGCAGTCTATAATATCCAGTTCATGGATTTCGTCAAAATGATGTTTCTGCGCCCAGGCGCAAAAAACATTGGTCACTCCGGGATCAAAACCGGAGCCAAGAAGCGCCATGATTCCCTTTTCCCTGAAACGGTCCTTATACTCCCACTGCCATTTATACTCAAATTTAGCTTCATCACGGGGCTCATAGTTTGCTGTGTCAAGATAATCAACACCTGTTTCCACACACGCGTCCATAAGAGGAATATCCTGATATGGCAGGGCAAGGTTCACCACAATATTCGGTCTGTTCTTATTGATAAAAGCGACCGTTTCCCGAACATTGTCCGCGTCAAGCCGCGCGGTCGCGATAGCGCGGCCTGTTCTTCTCATGATGCTTTCCGCTATCGCGTCACATTTGGATATGCCGCGGCTGGCAAGGATAATATCAGAAAAAACCTCCGGCGCCTGGGCGCATTTATGCGCGGCCACGCTTCCGACACCTCCCGCGCCGATTATTAGAATTTTGGACATACAGTGGCCCCTCCTTTTTCAAGCTCGACAGGACACCAATGGTTAAACAGGGTTTCCTGAACAATTCGAAAATCAAAAAAATTGATATCCATAAATTATCCTCCCCGCTCCAACATTCAGCCTTCCAGCCGCCTCTTAATTTTTACAAATGGGGAAGTTCACAAACCGTTCCCTGATTTGTTCTTTTATCCCTCTTGTTTGAATCACTTTCATGACCTGTTTCCTGCTTGATAAATTTTATTTTCCGGACGGTAAATCGTTTCTCACACATCGCGCTCATTGACATCAATATAGGAATGGCCATCCAGCGCCCCCGCCAGTTCTCTCATATACAATCGCCTTGTTTCCTCACTCAGCGACGCGGCCCGCAAGCGTTTCCTATAAGTTTTAAACAATCCCTCCGAATCAAAATCCACATGACTCAAAATCTCTTCCACGCTTTCTCCTTTCAGAATCTTATCCAGCTGATAATCGCCTTTTTCGTCAATGCGCGCGTTAAAGGAATTGAAGTTTCCAAAAAGATTATGCATGTCCCCTAAAATTTCCTGATAGGCGCCCACGAGAAATATGCCGATCAGATAGGGCTCATCCCGGGACAAAAAATGCGCCGGAAGACTGGTCTCAAATCCCCGGCTGTGGACATATTTTTTGAACCGCCCGTCGGAGTCGCAGGTCAAATCCTGGACGGTCGCCCGGTTTCCGGGATATTCGTCCAGCCTTTGCAGGGGAAGAATGGGAAACAACTGATCAATGGCCCAGACATCCGGGGTTGACCTGAACAGGGAAAAATTGGCGAAATATTTGTCCGCCAGTCTGTCTTCCAGCTCATAAAGGGTTTCATGATGGGCGCGCGCGTCCGGGACGCCTCGCAGCAATTCCCTTGCTTTAAAGCAAATGGAATAAAAAAGCCGCTCGGCGAGGGCACGCTGACTGAGATTGATCACGCCATAAGAAAACATGATCTGCATGTCTTTGAGCCAATATACGGCATTATGATACGCTTCCAGGGCCGAAGACTCATCGACTGTATGAAGCTGACTCCATAAATCGCTTATAATATCAGGGGCGGATTCGGGAGGAGGCTGAAGGGGCGCCGGAGGGGAGACGGATTCAGCGGCGACGATATCCGTGATGAAAACCGCGTGGTGGGCGACGATGGCCCGTCCGTTTTCCGTGATGATATCAGGGCGCGGCAGATTCAAAGGATCACAAATTTCCTTAAAAGCGTAAATGACATTATTGGCATATTCTTCAATGGTATAATTGGCTGAAAAAAAACGGCTCGACATCATGCCCTCGTAATCCACTCCCAGTCCGCCCCCCACGTCCACGATTTCAATGGGCGCGCCCAACGCCCGCAGCTCGGCGTAAAAACGGGTGGACTCATTCAGGGCTTTCTGAATGTCGTGGACATTGGGAATCTGGGACCCGATATGAAAATGCATCAATCGCAGGGCCTGGATCAGCCCGGCCTCTTTAAGAATACTCACCGCTTCTATGATCCCGGAGGCCCCCAGGCCGAACTTGGATTTCGCTCCCCCGCTGTTTTCCCACCTGCCTTTTCCAAAAGAAGCCAGTTTGATCCGCACACCTAAGCGCGGCGTCACATTCAAACGATTTGCCTCCCGGAAAATCAAGCTTAATTCCGAGATCTTTTCAATCACGATATAAGGCTTCAATCCTATCTCACCCGCGATCAGGGCCATGCGTATGTATGGGCGATCCTTGCAGCCATTGCAGATCAAAAGTCCGCCGGCGCGGGAGGCGGTCAGGGCCGCGATCAATTCCGGTTTAGACCCGACTTCCAGGCCCGCCGCCCCGGCGTTTAAAACCGCCTCCACAACCTGGCGGCGCTGATTCACTTTGATGGGATACACCGGCATATAACGGGCGGGGTAGCGCTCTTTTTCCATGGCCGTTTCAAACGCGTTTCGCAATCTTTCCACACGCCGGCGCAAAATGCCAGGGAAGCGGACCAGGGCCGGAAGAGAAAATCCCCGGCTCATGAAATCCCGTGACAACCTGTAAAGACTCGCGGCGCTCCCGCCCGGCGTTGGGGAAACCGTCAACTCGCCGTTTGGATCAATATCAAAAAAATTCTCGCCCCATCGATCCATATTATAGAGCGTTTTTGACTTGCCGATGTCCCATTCCGGCATATTTTTCTCCAATGCCATTAAATCCATCCATTCGAATCGATCCGATCTAAAGATTGATAAACTCGTAAAAAATGGATCAGACGGGATCGTAAAAATTCGATATACAAGGCGTAGTGGTTATTTTTAATTGAGGCAATACATGTAGTATGCCTCAATTAAAAATAAGCGCTGCAACACAGTAGATCGGATTTTTTACGATGTCGTCAAAGATTGAAGCGTCCGACGCTTAAGACGCTTAAAGAGTGAGACTCACGTCTCCGCCAGCCGGCCATCATCCAGTTTCAAAATCCGGTCGGCGGCCCCGAAATACATATCGTCATGGGTGACCGCCACCACGGTTTTGCCCATTTCTTTGAACATGGGCAGAAGGGACTCATAAAAATATTTCCGAAAACGCGGCGACTGCTCGGCGGCCCACTCATCCAGGAGACAGACGGGCCGATCCTCCATGACGGCGACGGCCAGGGCCAGACGCTTTTTTTGCCCGGTGGACAGATCCAGGGGGGTGAAGCGTCCGTCTTCAAATCGGACCTTGTCGTCAATCTCCATGATCTCCAGCCATTTCCGGACTTTCCCGGGGTCCGGGTCCGGCAGGCCGTAAAGCCGGTCAAACAGGTGAAAATCGCTGAAGACCGGCGAGAAAAAAGACCGGACGGCCGCCGCGCTACTGATTTCCGCGCCGTTGATCTCCACTTTCCCCGACCGGGGAATGTACAGGCCGGCGAGCATTTTCAGCAGGGTGGATTTGCCGCTGCCGTTTCCGCCGGTGATGAACACGATCTCGCCGGGATATAAGTTCAGATCAATGCCGAATACGGAAAAAAGAATCCCGCCCCCGGAATCGGTGTGGGAAAATCCCAGGCCCCTGTATTGAATCTCGCGGAACTCTTTCACCGGCGGCGCCCCGGCGGGGTCATCCTGCTCAACGGACATTTTCTCCATATCCTTTCCCAGCGCGACAATCCTTTCCACGGACACCCATGCCCGGACAATATAGGGAACCGTGTCCTTCAGCGCGTAAAAAGGAATAAACAAAAGCACGGCCACAGTGATCATGACGGCGGAATGGGGAACGTCTTTAAAGGCCGGGAGAACGAACAGGATGGGAACAAACACAATGAACTCAAAAAAACCGGAGGCCACATTGCTTTTGACCAGCGCCTTTTCCGCCCTTTCCCGGTACAGGCGGGCTAAAAAAGTCTTTTCCCTGAAATCCCGGGAAAAGAAATCGGCGCTTTTTTCCCGGTTGAGCCTCAGTTCCTTGAATCCGTCCAGCAGGTCGCCGGCGGAGTCGAACATCTCCTGTTCTTTTTCCCTCGCCTTGTGGATCAGGGTTTTAAACCGGATGATCTGGACGGCGTAGATGGCCGATCCCAGGACAAAAACGCCGGCCACAAGAAAAAATGACAGCGCTTGCACAGCCCCGAGATAAACGACCACGCATACGGAAAGCAGGGCCGACTCAACGCATGAGGCCAGCATGTCCACCATGTCGGAGATGGCCCGGGCGTCCAGGGCGATGGCGTTGTAAAACCTGGAGGTCCCGGTTTTCTCAAAGGATTCCAGATTCAGGCGCCTGACTTTTTCAAGCGTCCGGCCCCGGATGTCGCTGAGCACGCTCTCCAGAAGGGAAACCATTTTTTTTCGGGAAATGATGTAGAACCGGGTCATCAGCGCCAGCAGAAGGACAAACAGGAGCAGATGCCGGAAATCCCTGTCTTCGGGCAGAAGATTCGTCATCAGGGTGTTGACCATGATCAGGCAGGCGGTGTCAAAAAACACATAGGCGCCCATGGCGGCCAGATAGCCTTTGAGGTCCCCTTTCTTTTCAAGAATGATATCCTGAATCATGACGGGCGCTCCCATGTCTTTTCAATTTTTCCGAAATCCATCTTCACCACACGGTCCGCCACATGAAAATACCGATCGTCATGGGTGGCCGCCACAATGGTTTTGCCCTCTGATTTTAAAGAGGGCAGAATTCGCTCATAAAAGGTTTTTCTGAACCGCGGGTCCTGCTCGGCGGCCCACTCGTCAAACAGGCACACGGGCCTGTCCTCCAGAAGAGCCACCACCAGGGCCAGCCGTTTGGTCTGGCCCGCCGACAGTCCGGAGTGAAGAATCCGGGTGTTTTCAATCGACGCTTTGCCTTCAAGGCCCATCATGGCGATCAGGTCCCGGGCTTTTTTTTCAGAGACTTTCTCCAGGCCGTAAAGTTCATCGAACAGGTGGCAGTCCGCGAACACCGCTGAGAAAAGCCGTCTTTGGTCCCGGAGGGGGACCCTTGAGCCGTCAATGAAAAAAGCGCCCCCGGACGGCTCGTAAAGCCCGGCCAGAAGTTTCAGAAAGGTGGATTTTCCGCTTCCGTTTCCGCCTGTGAGAAAAACCATTTCCCCCCGGTTGACGGCCAGATCAATGGGCCCCACGGAAAAAGCCTCCCTCCCCTCTTTTCCGGGGTAATGAAAGGAAAGTGTTTCACAGGAGAGGGTTTTGAATTCAAGCGCTCTTCCGGGCGGAATGTCGTCTGAAGGGGCCGAATCCTCCAGTTTGGCTTTCATATCCATCACCCGCTCGGCGGACACATTTCCCCGGACGATTTCAGGGACGGCGGCATTGATGACGTTTACGGGCTCCCATATGAACGCAAAGACGGCGATGATCTTAAAATTAAGGGTCAACGGCATGTCCTTTGAAAGAATGAACAGCGCGCAGCCTAAGGAAAGATAAAAAAGAACCACAAACACCACCGCGTTAATCCCGGCGAATTCATTGCCCACGGAAATCCTTAACTCCTTTGTCTTTTCCAGCAGGGGCGCCAGATGATTTTTGTAAAAATCCTCACTTTTCCCCCGGTTGAGTTTAAGTTCCTTGAAACCCTCCAGAGCGTGGCCGAAATCCTCAAAAAGCGACT
The Candidatus Desulfarcum epimagneticum DNA segment above includes these coding regions:
- a CDS encoding ABC transporter ATP-binding protein yojI, whose product is MPKLIQLIFFSETGEVNRRALFVLIASLVAGLAYAALAALVNEAAEEVLLNESAAWEIPLFLFMLAFFLVSKRVSLSSGVVLAEEVLEKYRNRVGDLIRRSGLARIEELDKGDIYARLTLDAKQISRSFSFGIKFFQALVTIAAVFFYIFFLSFKTGFFLAAVMAFGWFYFRLKRKKLDEAYHAAFRSEESLFEDFGHALEGFKELKLNRGKSEDFYKNHLAPLLEKTKELRISVGNEFAGINAVVFVVLFYLSLGCALFILSKDMPLTLNFKIIAVFAFIWEPVNVINAAVPEIVRGNVSAERVMDMKAKLEDSAPSDDIPPGRALEFKTLSCETLSFHYPGKEGREAFSVGPIDLAVNRGEMVFLTGGNGSGKSTFLKLLAGLYEPSGGAFFIDGSRVPLRDQRRLFSAVFADCHLFDELYGLEKVSEKKARDLIAMMGLEGKASIENTRILHSGLSAGQTKRLALVVALLEDRPVCLFDEWAAEQDPRFRKTFYERILPSLKSEGKTIVAATHDDRYFHVADRVVKMDFGKIEKTWERPS
- the speA gene encoding Biosynthetic arginine decarboxylase, whose protein sequence is MPEWDIGKSKTLYNMDRWGENFFDIDPNGELTVSPTPGGSAASLYRLSRDFMSRGFSLPALVRFPGILRRRVERLRNAFETAMEKERYPARYMPVYPIKVNQRRQVVEAVLNAGAAGLEVGSKPELIAALTASRAGGLLICNGCKDRPYIRMALIAGEIGLKPYIVIEKISELSLIFREANRLNVTPRLGVRIKLASFGKGRWENSGGAKSKFGLGASGIIEAVSILKEAGLIQALRLMHFHIGSQIPNVHDIQKALNESTRFYAELRALGAPIEIVDVGGGLGVDYEGMMSSRFFSANYTIEEYANNVIYAFKEICDPLNLPRPDIITENGRAIVAHHAVFITDIVAAESVSPPAPLQPPPESAPDIISDLWSQLHTVDESSALEAYHNAVYWLKDMQIMFSYGVINLSQRALAERLFYSICFKARELLRGVPDARAHHETLYELEDRLADKYFANFSLFRSTPDVWAIDQLFPILPLQRLDEYPGNRATVQDLTCDSDGRFKKYVHSRGFETSLPAHFLSRDEPYLIGIFLVGAYQEILGDMHNLFGNFNSFNARIDEKGDYQLDKILKGESVEEILSHVDFDSEGLFKTYRKRLRAASLSEETRRLYMRELAGALDGHSYIDVNERDV
- a CDS encoding Carboxynorspermidine/carboxyspermidine decarboxylase (fragment), whose translation is MARTVKAVESGFGRVIEKMKYVNFGGGHHITRSGYALDLLMDTIRSFQTRWGVTVYLEPGEAVALHAGFLVATVLDIMKADMEMPCRPHITGSGKPGKKTHT
- a CDS encoding Carboxynorspermidine synthase codes for the protein MSKILIIGAGGVGSVAAHKCAQAPEVFSDIILASRGISKCDAIAESIMRRTGRAIATARLDADNVRETVAFINKNRPNIVVNLALPYQDIPLMDACVETGVDYLDTANYEPRDEAKFEYKWQWEYKDRFREKGIMALLGSGFDPGVTNVFCAWAQKHHFDEIHELDIIDCNAGDHGQHFATNFNPEINIREITQKGRFWDHGEWVETDPLSWSMDYEFPGGIGNKKCYLIYHEELESLVTHLKGLKRARFWMTFSDQYLHYLRMLENIGMTGIEPVEHEGHRIAPLKFLKSVLPEPSSLGPLTQGHTCIGCLLKGIKDGKQKTLYVYNICSHEAAYEEVGSQAVSYTTGVPAMIGAMMMMRNKWRKPGVWNMEQFDPDPFMEALAQFGFPWKSVKVD
- a CDS encoding Membrane protein; this translates as MSCLPVTMVFVYPPYVQIIYFGLCLLLALCGMNRKMGFWGYLFFSVVFSPLLGLIVLLVSGKKRSKEKLKPKKA
- a CDS encoding hypothetical protein (Evidence 5 : Unknown function), giving the protein MALSPTFLKLNFNSHEISTPCFVVDKNLLAKNLAILSRVREKTGRKILLA
- a CDS encoding Peptide ABC transporter ATP-binding protein, whose amino-acid sequence is MIQDIILEKKGDLKGYLAAMGAYVFFDTACLIMVNTLMTNLLPEDRDFRHLLLFVLLLALMTRFYIISRKKMVSLLESVLSDIRGRTLEKVRRLNLESFEKTGTSRFYNAIALDARAISDMVDMLASCVESALLSVCVVVYLGAVQALSFFLVAGVFVLGSAIYAVQIIRFKTLIHKAREKEQEMFDSAGDLLDGFKELRLNREKSADFFSRDFREKTFLARLYRERAEKALVKSNVASGFFEFIVFVPILFVLPAFKDVPHSAVMITVAVLLFIPFYALKDTVPYIVRAWVSVERIVALGKDMEKMSVEQDDPAGAPPVKEFREIQYRGLGFSHTDSGGGILFSVFGIDLNLYPGEIVFITGGNGSGKSTLLKMLAGLYIPRSGKVEINGAEISSAAAVRSFFSPVFSDFHLFDRLYGLPDPDPGKVRKWLEIMEIDDKVRFEDGRFTPLDLSTGQKKRLALAVAVMEDRPVCLLDEWAAEQSPRFRKYFYESLLPMFKEMGKTVVAVTHDDMYFGAADRILKLDDGRLAET
- a CDS encoding hypothetical protein (Evidence 5 : Unknown function), which translates into the protein MIGEYSFDQPLHAGSKLDDIVKKRAAVFFVRSAYYDNIWQASEKGHDVFSKNKRRMLKCPVCQ